A single region of the Streptomyces sp. AM 4-1-1 genome encodes:
- a CDS encoding transglycosylase family protein, with the protein MGSANGRHRRPRQAPAIVVAAGVTGSAIAIPLLGAAGAHAADATTWDRVAECESGGMWSADLGNGYYGGLQFSQETWESYGGRAYAPRADLASRSQQISVAEKVLDAKGPQAWPSCAPIAKLTKGGAAPGVDPGNAPSPGATKTAEPGAGRAGGGSSSADDAGTGVDSDAPDAPSASGTPGAGTGASAGPGSSDPSGAASATTPSADGATDGTTGGVTGGTTDPSGAPDASGEAGGKHRGPLDPAESDPARTSDEVTDRDSGRHASRGEGEARDGEAVAKAEDYTVRPGDNLWAIADAQKVPGGWTSVYEANKDTIGADPDLILPGQSLDLEPEAS; encoded by the coding sequence ATGGGCTCCGCGAACGGCAGACACCGCCGCCCTCGCCAGGCACCCGCCATCGTCGTCGCGGCGGGGGTGACGGGATCGGCCATCGCGATCCCGCTGCTCGGCGCGGCGGGCGCGCACGCGGCGGACGCGACGACCTGGGACCGGGTGGCCGAGTGCGAGAGCGGCGGCATGTGGAGCGCCGACCTCGGCAACGGGTACTACGGCGGGCTCCAGTTCTCGCAGGAGACCTGGGAGTCGTACGGCGGCCGCGCCTACGCCCCCCGCGCCGACCTCGCCAGCCGCTCGCAGCAGATATCCGTGGCCGAGAAGGTGCTGGACGCCAAGGGCCCGCAGGCGTGGCCCAGCTGCGCGCCGATCGCCAAGCTGACCAAGGGCGGCGCGGCGCCGGGTGTCGATCCGGGGAACGCGCCGTCCCCGGGCGCGACCAAGACCGCCGAGCCGGGCGCCGGCCGGGCCGGTGGCGGTTCGTCGTCGGCCGATGACGCGGGTACGGGTGTCGACTCCGACGCCCCCGACGCCCCCAGTGCCTCTGGTACTCCCGGCGCCGGTACGGGCGCGTCCGCCGGTCCGGGTTCCTCCGACCCGTCCGGGGCGGCCTCGGCCACCACGCCGTCCGCTGACGGGGCGACCGACGGAACGACTGGCGGGGTGACCGGCGGGACGACGGACCCGTCCGGCGCGCCCGACGCCTCCGGGGAAGCGGGCGGGAAGCACCGCGGTCCCCTCGACCCGGCCGAGAGCGACCCCGCCCGCACCTCGGACGAGGTCACCGACCGTGACTCCGGCCGGCACGCCTCCAGGGGCGAGGGCGAGGCCCGCGACGGCGAGGCCGTGGCCAAGGCGGAGGACTACACCGTCCGCCCGGGCGACAACCTCTGGGCCATTGCTGATGCACAGAAGGTGCCCGGCGGCTGGACTTCGGTCTACGAGGCCAACAAGGACACGATCGGCGCCGATCCGGATCTGATCCTGCCCGGCCAGAGCCTCGATCTGGAGCCGGAAGCGAGCTGA
- a CDS encoding SurA N-terminal domain-containing protein: MHRRRRTALAVSAALVVAVPILSACGSQAHPGAAAVVGGDRIEVSALQAQVARVRDAQRDAPESAQLVSKSGQLSRAKLHEMIFDRVLDRAAKDAGVTVNRNDVQQMRQAAVSQSGGEDQLRSTMLQQSWVAPDQIEGVLREQVLLSKLAQALGADLRSPAGQQTVGNALAAASKSLHIDVNPRFGNWDEKQSQLANHEIPWITQVTKPERQGVEAGA; this comes from the coding sequence TTGCACCGCCGTCGTCGCACCGCGCTCGCCGTTTCCGCCGCTCTCGTCGTGGCGGTCCCGATCCTCTCCGCCTGCGGCAGTCAGGCCCATCCGGGAGCCGCGGCCGTCGTCGGTGGTGACCGGATCGAGGTGTCCGCCCTCCAGGCGCAGGTGGCGCGGGTGCGCGACGCGCAGCGGGACGCCCCGGAGTCGGCCCAGCTCGTCAGCAAGTCCGGGCAGCTCAGCCGGGCCAAGCTGCACGAGATGATCTTCGATCGGGTGCTGGACCGGGCCGCGAAGGACGCGGGCGTCACCGTCAACCGCAACGACGTCCAGCAGATGCGGCAGGCCGCCGTTTCGCAGTCCGGAGGCGAGGACCAGCTGCGGTCGACGATGCTCCAGCAGAGCTGGGTCGCCCCGGACCAGATCGAGGGCGTCCTGCGCGAGCAGGTCCTGCTCTCTAAGCTGGCCCAGGCGCTCGGCGCCGACCTCCGGTCCCCGGCCGGACAGCAGACCGTGGGTAACGCGCTCGCCGCCGCGTCGAAGTCGCTCCACATCGACGTGAACCCGCGCTTCGGCAACTGGGACGAGAAGCAGAGCCAGCTCGCCAACCACGAGATCCCCTGGATCACCCAGGTCACCAAGCCCGAGCGGCAGGGCGTGGAGGCGGGCGCGTAG
- a CDS encoding Hint domain-containing protein: MNSFTASTEVEMADGTRKPIENVESGDEVVATDPTTGRTSEQKVTATIVGKGEKHLVELTVDTDGDKGAATDRFTAAEGHPFWSPDQKKWQKAGELKPGQWLLTGAGTWVQVDAVRA; this comes from the coding sequence ATGAACAGCTTCACGGCCAGTACCGAGGTCGAGATGGCCGACGGCACCCGCAAACCCATCGAGAACGTCGAGTCGGGCGACGAGGTGGTGGCCACCGACCCGACCACCGGCAGAACGTCCGAACAGAAGGTCACCGCCACCATCGTCGGCAAGGGCGAGAAGCACCTGGTCGAACTGACGGTGGACACGGACGGCGACAAGGGGGCCGCCACCGACCGGTTCACGGCCGCGGAGGGCCACCCGTTCTGGTCCCCTGACCAGAAGAAGTGGCAGAAGGCCGGCGAACTGAAGCCGGGCCAGTGGCTCCTGACGGGCGCCGGAACGTGGGTCCAGGTGGACGCGGTCCGCGCCTAG
- a CDS encoding helix-turn-helix transcriptional regulator — MSTDFQQARVALGSRLRELRTDRRLTGRQLAARLDWPQSKISKLETGRQTATADDLLAWADGTGHPEAAKELITRLRSLESRSRAWRRQLSAGHKPVQDTLTAEYERTTTFRVWQGSTVVGMLQTAEYARHVFTRYADLHQSVRDTEEAVRARVKRQEMLYEPGRTFHIVMWEAALRALVCPPPVLAAQLDRLVGVLGLDTVSLGIVPFGAPLGLPPANGFWLYDDRLVIAEDWHAELWLDDEDSVGVYQKVWRALSDAAVHGADAHRVIARARRALDAA; from the coding sequence GTGAGCACCGACTTCCAGCAGGCGAGAGTTGCCCTCGGGTCGCGGCTACGGGAGCTGCGCACCGACCGGCGCCTGACGGGCCGCCAGCTGGCGGCCCGCCTCGACTGGCCTCAGTCCAAGATCAGTAAATTGGAGACCGGGCGTCAGACCGCGACGGCGGACGATCTGCTGGCGTGGGCGGACGGTACCGGTCATCCGGAGGCCGCAAAGGAACTGATCACTCGGCTCCGAAGCCTGGAGTCCCGGTCCCGGGCCTGGCGCAGACAGCTGTCAGCGGGCCACAAGCCGGTTCAGGACACGCTGACAGCCGAGTACGAACGAACGACGACGTTCCGCGTCTGGCAGGGCTCCACGGTCGTGGGAATGCTCCAGACCGCCGAATACGCCCGTCACGTGTTCACCCGCTACGCGGACCTCCACCAGTCCGTACGCGACACCGAGGAAGCCGTACGGGCCCGGGTGAAGCGTCAGGAGATGCTGTACGAGCCTGGGCGGACATTCCACATCGTGATGTGGGAGGCAGCGCTCCGCGCGCTGGTGTGTCCTCCTCCCGTGCTCGCCGCACAGCTCGACCGTCTGGTGGGCGTTCTCGGGCTGGACACCGTTTCTCTGGGCATTGTCCCGTTCGGCGCCCCTCTCGGGCTTCCGCCGGCCAACGGATTCTGGCTGTACGACGACCGATTGGTGATCGCGGAGGACTGGCACGCGGAACTCTGGCTGGACGACGAGGACAGTGTCGGGGTCTATCAAAAGGTGTGGCGAGCGCTCTCCGATGCGGCGGTCCACGGTGCGGATGCCCATCGCGTGATCGCTCGCGCCAGACGAGCCCTCGACGCTGCCTGA
- the eno gene encoding phosphopyruvate hydratase — translation MPSIDVVVAREILDSRGNPTVEVEVGLDDGSTGRAAVPSGASTGAFEAIELRDGDPNRYQGKGVEKAVLAVIEQIGPELVGYDATEQRLIDQAMFDLDATENKGSLGANAILGVSLAVAHAASEASDLPLFRYLGGPNAHLLPVPMMNILNGGSHADSNVDIQEFMIAPIGAESFSEALRWGAEVYHTLKSVLKRKGLATGLGDEGGFAPNLESNRAALDLILEAIKEAGYAPGKDIALALDVAASEFYKDGSYEFEGKSRSAAEMTEYYEELVAAYPLVSIEDPLFEDDWAGWNVLTEKLGSKIQIVGDDLFVTNPERLSRGIEENSANALLVKVNQIGSLTETLDAVELAQRNGFKCMMSHRSGETEDVTIADLAVATNCGQIKTGAPARSERVAKYNQLLRIEEILDDAAVYAGRSAFPRFRSEG, via the coding sequence GTGCCGTCCATCGACGTCGTCGTAGCCAGGGAAATCCTCGACTCCCGGGGCAACCCCACGGTCGAGGTCGAGGTCGGCCTCGACGACGGCAGCACGGGACGTGCTGCCGTTCCGTCCGGCGCCTCCACCGGCGCGTTCGAGGCCATTGAGCTTCGTGACGGCGACCCCAACCGCTACCAGGGCAAGGGCGTCGAGAAGGCCGTCCTCGCCGTGATCGAGCAGATCGGCCCGGAGCTCGTCGGTTACGACGCCACCGAGCAGCGGCTGATCGACCAGGCGATGTTCGACCTGGACGCCACCGAGAACAAGGGCTCGCTCGGCGCCAACGCCATCCTCGGCGTCTCGCTGGCCGTGGCCCACGCCGCCTCCGAGGCGTCCGACCTGCCGCTCTTCCGCTACCTCGGCGGCCCGAACGCGCACCTGCTGCCCGTGCCGATGATGAACATCCTCAACGGTGGGTCGCACGCCGACTCCAACGTGGACATCCAGGAGTTCATGATCGCCCCGATCGGCGCGGAGTCCTTCTCCGAGGCCCTGCGCTGGGGCGCCGAGGTCTACCACACGCTGAAGTCCGTGCTGAAGCGCAAGGGCCTGGCCACCGGCCTCGGCGACGAGGGCGGCTTCGCCCCGAACCTGGAGTCCAACCGCGCCGCCCTCGACCTCATCCTTGAGGCCATCAAGGAAGCCGGCTACGCCCCGGGCAAGGACATCGCGCTCGCCCTCGACGTCGCCGCCTCCGAGTTCTACAAGGACGGCTCGTACGAGTTCGAGGGCAAGTCCCGCTCGGCCGCCGAGATGACCGAGTACTACGAGGAGCTCGTCGCCGCGTACCCGCTGGTCTCCATCGAGGACCCGCTGTTCGAGGACGACTGGGCCGGCTGGAACGTCCTCACCGAGAAGCTGGGCAGCAAGATCCAGATCGTCGGCGACGACCTCTTCGTCACCAATCCGGAGCGCCTGTCCCGCGGCATCGAGGAGAACTCCGCGAACGCCCTGCTCGTGAAGGTCAACCAGATCGGTTCGCTGACCGAGACCCTGGACGCCGTCGAGCTGGCCCAGCGCAACGGCTTCAAGTGCATGATGTCGCACCGCTCCGGTGAGACCGAGGACGTCACCATCGCCGACCTCGCCGTCGCCACCAACTGCGGCCAGATCAAGACCGGCGCCCCGGCCCGCTCCGAGCGCGTCGCCAAGTACAACCAGCTGCTGCGCATCGAGGAGATCCTCGACGACGCCGCGGTGTACGCGGGCCGCTCGGCCTTCCCGAGGTTCCGCTCCGAGGGCTGA
- a CDS encoding methyltransferase domain-containing protein, whose translation MSERDVTEAGPELLASQLMYMKALPAEWLPAYRAVPRELFVPDVMWPGVTDGTGGAEAIDRRENPDAWFRAVYSNTSLTTQWDDGAHTGTRRGNSPTCSNSQPSMVFSMLAALDVQPDSKVLEVGTGTGWNAVLLSERVGSENVFTIEVDPQNATGARERLNAAGYDPVTGVEDGSQGRPASAPYDRVLITASLREIPPELVRQTRPGGRIVAPYATEYGGEAVVRLTVQENGNATGPFVGPSAFMRLRQQRTFRTHTREYLGGPWPADGRRSRTDLSPEDVADWLPMFAIGLRTRGMFPWAQPYCDGSYTLWLRDDKVTSWATADYEPGKDAFEVYQGGPRDLWGELVSAYAWWAEQGRPGFERFGLTLTPEGDAWAWLDSPEYPVLVVG comes from the coding sequence GTGAGCGAGCGCGACGTGACGGAGGCCGGCCCGGAGCTGCTGGCCTCCCAGCTCATGTACATGAAGGCCCTTCCGGCCGAATGGCTCCCGGCCTACCGAGCCGTGCCCCGGGAACTGTTCGTCCCTGACGTGATGTGGCCAGGGGTGACGGACGGTACCGGTGGCGCGGAAGCCATCGACCGGCGTGAGAACCCGGACGCCTGGTTCCGCGCGGTGTACTCGAACACGTCCCTCACCACTCAGTGGGACGACGGCGCGCACACGGGCACCCGTCGGGGAAACAGCCCCACGTGCAGTAATTCGCAGCCCTCCATGGTGTTCTCCATGCTGGCCGCTCTCGATGTCCAACCGGACTCCAAAGTGCTGGAGGTGGGCACGGGCACGGGCTGGAACGCGGTTCTGCTGTCCGAACGGGTCGGTTCTGAGAACGTGTTCACCATCGAAGTCGACCCGCAGAACGCGACCGGTGCACGCGAACGGCTGAACGCCGCCGGGTACGACCCGGTGACCGGGGTCGAGGACGGCTCCCAGGGTCGGCCGGCATCCGCTCCTTACGACCGGGTACTGATCACGGCTTCCCTCCGGGAGATCCCGCCGGAGCTCGTCCGGCAGACCAGGCCCGGCGGACGCATCGTCGCCCCGTACGCCACGGAATACGGCGGGGAGGCCGTCGTCCGGCTCACAGTCCAGGAGAACGGGAACGCCACGGGTCCGTTCGTCGGACCGTCCGCGTTCATGCGTCTGCGGCAGCAACGAACGTTCCGTACCCATACCCGGGAGTACCTGGGCGGGCCGTGGCCGGCCGACGGGCGCCGCTCCCGGACGGATCTCTCCCCGGAGGACGTGGCCGACTGGCTCCCGATGTTCGCCATCGGGCTACGGACGCGGGGAATGTTCCCCTGGGCGCAGCCCTACTGTGACGGGTCCTACACGCTCTGGCTTCGCGACGACAAGGTCACCTCCTGGGCCACGGCCGACTACGAACCGGGCAAGGACGCGTTCGAGGTCTACCAGGGCGGTCCCCGTGATCTGTGGGGGGAGCTGGTGTCCGCGTACGCCTGGTGGGCCGAGCAGGGGCGACCCGGGTTCGAGCGGTTCGGGCTCACGCTGACGCCGGAGGGGGATGCCTGGGCGTGGCTCGATTCCCCGGAGTACCCGGTCCTCGTGGTCGGCTGA
- a CDS encoding DUF6879 family protein — protein MARRLRFIGTNSGNDGCPTLYEDLDTGDVLVQGNAVTDPDDVAQLRNVKEGEGFVAVPRVLLADFAPRDVERTSVLISFDEFGGMFRTFEHTAWRLETRRRYRSDEETETYRRFVRGEDADWDLNDPWCVSRREQSALGKRFERVRIMDDPSTPGQRYLLDNARRNSAVGEDIRNLWRSEAERLRLPDSDLWLFDSRVIARLRFDDDDRMTGVELVTDPVEVARACQVRDAAWHHAVPYETFAEQVQTAG, from the coding sequence ATGGCACGACGGCTCCGGTTCATCGGTACCAACTCCGGCAACGACGGCTGCCCGACCTTGTACGAGGACCTGGACACCGGGGACGTTCTCGTGCAAGGAAACGCGGTGACCGACCCCGACGATGTGGCGCAGCTTCGGAACGTCAAGGAGGGGGAAGGATTCGTTGCCGTACCGCGCGTGTTGCTGGCCGACTTCGCGCCCAGGGACGTGGAGAGGACGTCTGTGCTGATCAGCTTCGATGAGTTCGGGGGCATGTTCCGGACGTTCGAGCACACCGCTTGGCGCCTTGAGACCCGTCGTCGCTACCGGTCCGACGAGGAGACCGAGACGTACCGGCGTTTCGTCCGGGGCGAGGACGCCGACTGGGACCTGAACGATCCCTGGTGTGTGTCCCGGCGCGAACAGTCCGCCCTGGGGAAGCGCTTCGAGCGTGTGCGAATCATGGATGATCCGTCCACCCCCGGCCAGCGGTACCTGCTCGACAACGCCCGTCGCAACAGTGCGGTGGGTGAGGACATCCGCAATCTGTGGCGTTCCGAAGCCGAGCGGCTGCGACTTCCCGACAGCGACCTCTGGCTCTTCGACTCCAGGGTGATCGCCCGGCTCCGCTTCGACGACGACGACCGGATGACCGGCGTCGAACTGGTCACCGACCCTGTGGAGGTCGCACGCGCCTGCCAGGTCCGGGATGCCGCGTGGCACCACGCCGTTCCGTACGAGACCTTCGCGGAACAGGTGCAGACCGCCGGGTGA
- a CDS encoding HEAT repeat domain-containing protein — MAERPEADLVETLVNGFLTERDARSIAELNPGLCGVIVSWIREAARVGSWTRVEKFANLAAPLQVAGLGEVLQEILDSNAAGLNKEDLVDILGDIREVDAVGCLYRVAEDSVSEDAPAYWLCQKVISSLKEIGTPEAVDRIRQMVTQPWPDAVRWHAAVELGVEDDLGFDEDRMLGQ, encoded by the coding sequence ATGGCCGAACGACCTGAAGCCGATCTAGTGGAAACACTCGTGAATGGTTTTCTCACAGAACGAGACGCTAGGTCCATTGCGGAGCTGAATCCTGGGCTCTGTGGCGTCATCGTCTCCTGGATTCGCGAAGCGGCACGCGTGGGAAGTTGGACCAGGGTTGAGAAGTTTGCCAACTTGGCGGCCCCTCTTCAAGTAGCGGGTCTCGGTGAGGTTCTCCAGGAGATCCTTGATTCAAATGCCGCGGGATTGAACAAAGAAGATCTCGTAGACATTCTGGGTGATATTCGGGAAGTGGATGCAGTCGGCTGCCTGTATCGGGTGGCAGAAGATTCAGTGAGCGAAGATGCTCCGGCGTACTGGTTGTGCCAGAAAGTCATCTCCTCTCTGAAAGAGATTGGCACACCAGAGGCTGTCGATCGAATTCGCCAGATGGTGACCCAGCCATGGCCCGACGCCGTTCGATGGCATGCGGCTGTCGAACTGGGAGTCGAAGATGATCTTGGGTTCGATGAAGATCGAATGTTGGGTCAGTGA
- a CDS encoding class I SAM-dependent methyltransferase — protein sequence MPSLLRNRLAERVLRPAFSVVGRHVDQRMERTTHAVQNDLDALHHEVADLRRRQYGLTLLLDGADRGTQRMPTATEIDTLVREVRTTTGGGEHARREVTSAYRTVVALEALGIGRLPGSTSDVCGKLATVPLLSPPGGDILEIGPAHGLFAAALVRMMHRAGAEPRLTIVGPATDADQREDVVRANLALGGVAFGSGAGLGARLLGGLPGDTAVRTAVADREYGVIVVSGDHSRVGVAADLEWAEEIAASGAVVVLDGYGGQASPGVQDAADRHLAGGVSRLRMLGRVATTAYLRAG from the coding sequence ATGCCCTCTCTTCTGCGCAACCGTCTGGCGGAGCGAGTCCTGCGCCCCGCCTTCTCCGTGGTCGGCCGGCACGTCGACCAGCGTATGGAGCGCACCACCCATGCCGTCCAGAACGATCTCGACGCGCTCCACCACGAGGTGGCCGATCTGCGGCGGCGGCAGTACGGGCTGACGCTGCTGCTCGACGGCGCGGACCGGGGCACCCAGCGGATGCCCACCGCGACCGAGATCGACACCCTGGTGCGGGAGGTGCGGACCACGACGGGTGGCGGTGAGCACGCCCGCCGCGAAGTGACCTCCGCCTACCGCACGGTCGTGGCGCTCGAAGCGCTGGGGATCGGGCGGCTGCCCGGTTCCACCTCCGATGTCTGCGGAAAGCTCGCCACCGTACCGCTGCTCTCCCCGCCGGGCGGCGACATCCTCGAAATCGGCCCCGCGCACGGCCTGTTCGCGGCGGCGCTGGTACGGATGATGCACCGGGCCGGGGCCGAACCGCGGCTCACGATCGTCGGCCCCGCGACCGACGCCGATCAGCGCGAGGACGTCGTACGGGCCAATCTGGCGCTCGGCGGGGTCGCCTTCGGCAGTGGCGCGGGGCTCGGCGCCCGCCTCCTGGGCGGCCTTCCCGGTGACACGGCGGTGCGCACCGCGGTCGCCGACCGGGAGTACGGGGTGATCGTGGTGAGCGGTGACCACTCGCGGGTCGGGGTGGCGGCCGATCTGGAGTGGGCCGAGGAGATCGCGGCCTCCGGCGCGGTCGTGGTCCTCGACGGTTACGGCGGACAGGCGTCGCCCGGGGTGCAGGACGCCGCCGACAGACATCTGGCGGGTGGGGTGTCGCGGCTGCGGATGCTGGGGCGGGTGGCCACCACCGCGTATCTCCGCGCCGGTTGA
- a CDS encoding cytochrome P450, which yields MTPGPPATPELFTWEFATDPYPAYAWLREHSPVHRTSLPSGVEAWLVTRYADARQALADTRLSKNPAHHAGPAHAKGKTGIPGERKAELMTHLLNIDPPDHTRLRRLVSKAFTPRRVAEFAPRVRELTDRLIDGFGSEGEADLIHDFAFPLPIYAICDLLGVPSEDQDDFRDWAGMMIRHGGGPRGGVARSVKKMRGYLAELIHRKREDLGDEGGDDDLISGLIRASDHGEHLTENEVTAMAFILLFAGFETTVNLIGNGVYALLRHPGQRERLQRSLAAGETQLLETGVEELLRYDGPVELATWRYATEPLTLGGQRVEAGDPVLVVLAAADRDPARFDDADTLDLARRDNQHLGYGHGIHYCLGAPLARLEGQTALATLLTRLPDLRLAVEPADLRWRGGLIMRGLRTLPVQFTPERHTAEGDAASTL from the coding sequence ATCACCCCCGGACCCCCCGCCACCCCCGAACTCTTCACCTGGGAGTTCGCCACCGACCCGTACCCCGCCTACGCCTGGTTGCGCGAGCACAGTCCCGTGCACCGGACATCACTGCCCAGTGGTGTGGAGGCGTGGCTCGTGACCCGGTACGCCGACGCCCGGCAGGCGCTCGCCGACACCCGGCTCTCCAAGAACCCGGCGCACCACGCCGGGCCCGCGCACGCCAAGGGGAAGACCGGCATCCCCGGCGAGCGCAAGGCGGAGCTGATGACGCATCTGCTGAACATCGACCCGCCCGACCACACCAGGCTGCGCCGTCTCGTGTCGAAGGCGTTCACCCCGCGCCGGGTCGCGGAGTTCGCGCCCCGGGTGCGGGAGCTGACGGACCGGCTCATCGACGGGTTCGGGTCGGAGGGAGAGGCGGACCTCATTCACGACTTCGCCTTCCCCCTCCCCATCTACGCGATCTGCGATCTGCTCGGTGTGCCCTCGGAGGACCAGGACGACTTCCGGGACTGGGCAGGCATGATGATCCGCCACGGTGGCGGGCCGCGAGGAGGAGTGGCCCGGTCGGTCAAGAAGATGCGCGGCTATCTCGCCGAACTGATCCACCGCAAGCGGGAGGACCTGGGCGACGAGGGCGGGGACGACGATCTGATCTCCGGTCTGATCCGGGCCAGTGACCACGGCGAGCACCTCACCGAGAACGAGGTCACCGCGATGGCCTTCATCCTTCTCTTCGCGGGGTTCGAAACGACCGTGAACCTCATCGGCAACGGCGTGTACGCGCTGCTGCGCCACCCCGGGCAGCGCGAGCGGCTGCAACGCTCCCTGGCCGCGGGGGAGACCCAGCTCCTGGAGACCGGTGTCGAGGAGCTGCTGCGGTACGACGGACCGGTGGAGCTGGCGACCTGGCGGTACGCCACCGAACCGCTGACCCTCGGCGGACAGCGTGTCGAGGCCGGTGACCCGGTCCTGGTGGTGCTGGCGGCCGCCGACCGGGACCCGGCGCGTTTCGACGACGCCGACACGCTCGACCTCGCGCGGCGTGACAATCAGCACCTCGGATACGGGCACGGCATCCACTACTGCCTGGGAGCACCGCTCGCCCGGCTGGAGGGACAGACCGCGCTCGCCACGCTGCTGACACGCCTTCCGGACCTGCGACTTGCGGTGGAACCCGCCGATTTGCGCTGGCGTGGCGGGCTCATCATGCGTGGACTTCGTACGCTTCCGGTGCAGTTCACCCCCGAGCGACACACCGCCGAAGGTGACGCAGCGTCAACTCTGTGA
- a CDS encoding nucleoside triphosphate pyrophosphohydrolase, with product MNAEAPGDPGRIVLLTASHRVAPGLLSWPAWQTLRAADRVLCPERDNPQLPFLREAGVTVEHTAPVAEELVDACAGGRTVVVLVGGEGDRPLTDGLAGLGGSGRVRMPDLELLPGSYDLPGARLLDVVQVMDQVRAGCPWTSEQTHRSLAKYAIEEMYELVEAIEDGDREALREELGDVLLQVVFHARVAQEDEDEPFSVDEVAATLVEKLIHRHPHIFGDETAETAEDVHEHWLRTKAVEKQRDSVTDGVPLGQPGLALAAKLGGRARSAGLDVPLPTGGPGGPGGPDDSVDGGGSDNGIGIGYELLALAVAAERDGVDPEAALRAAARTYRDAIRAAEGTG from the coding sequence GTGAACGCTGAAGCCCCCGGCGACCCCGGCCGTATCGTCCTGCTCACCGCCAGCCACCGGGTCGCCCCCGGACTGCTGTCCTGGCCCGCCTGGCAGACGCTGCGCGCGGCGGACCGGGTGCTGTGCCCGGAGCGCGACAACCCGCAGTTGCCGTTCCTCCGCGAGGCGGGCGTCACCGTCGAGCACACCGCGCCCGTCGCCGAGGAGCTGGTCGACGCCTGTGCGGGCGGCCGGACCGTCGTGGTGCTGGTGGGCGGCGAGGGCGACCGCCCGCTGACCGACGGGCTCGCCGGACTCGGCGGGTCGGGGCGGGTGCGGATGCCGGACCTGGAGCTGCTGCCCGGTTCGTACGACCTGCCGGGCGCCCGCCTCCTCGACGTGGTCCAGGTCATGGACCAGGTCAGGGCCGGGTGCCCGTGGACGTCCGAGCAGACCCACCGGAGCCTGGCCAAGTACGCCATCGAGGAGATGTACGAACTCGTCGAGGCGATCGAGGACGGCGACCGGGAGGCCCTGCGCGAGGAACTGGGGGACGTGCTCCTCCAGGTCGTGTTCCACGCCCGGGTCGCTCAGGAGGACGAGGACGAACCGTTCTCGGTGGACGAGGTCGCGGCCACCCTGGTCGAGAAGCTGATCCACCGCCACCCGCACATCTTCGGCGACGAGACCGCCGAGACCGCCGAGGACGTCCACGAGCACTGGCTGCGCACCAAGGCCGTCGAGAAGCAGCGCGATTCGGTGACCGACGGCGTCCCGCTCGGCCAGCCCGGCCTGGCCCTCGCCGCGAAGCTCGGCGGCCGGGCCCGTAGCGCGGGCCTCGACGTCCCGCTCCCCACCGGCGGCCCCGGCGGCCCCGGCGGCCCCGACGACAGCGTCGATGGCGGCGGCAGTGACAACGGCATCGGCATCGGGTACGAACTGCTCGCCCTCGCCGTGGCCGCCGAGCGGGACGGCGTCGACCCGGAGGCCGCCCTGCGCGCCGCCGCCCGCACTTACCGCGACGCCATCAGGGCGGCGGAGGGCACGGGCTGA
- a CDS encoding transglycosylase family protein, translating into MLLNSKGKHRRPSKVVRVATLAGVAGAAVAVPLMGATGASAASVGTWDAVAKCESGGNWSINTGNGYYGGLQFSQSSWAAAGGTQYAPRADLATKSQQIATAEKLLAMQGPGAWACAGAGNLSNDGVDPGVNTGSGSSSAKKNNDQRQQSSQSQQNTRPQRQAQPERTEAPAASRSDRGQAPAKTSKAPKAVEKGDGEYQVKAGDTLGKIAKSHHVKGGWQHLFELNKDIVNDADLIYPGQQLHLK; encoded by the coding sequence ATGCTGCTTAACAGCAAGGGCAAGCACCGCCGCCCGTCCAAGGTCGTCCGTGTCGCCACGCTCGCCGGCGTCGCCGGTGCCGCCGTCGCCGTTCCGCTGATGGGCGCGACCGGCGCCTCCGCCGCCTCCGTCGGCACCTGGGACGCCGTCGCCAAGTGCGAGTCCGGCGGCAACTGGTCCATCAACACGGGCAACGGCTACTACGGTGGCCTCCAGTTCTCCCAGTCCAGCTGGGCCGCCGCCGGTGGCACGCAGTACGCCCCCCGGGCCGACCTGGCCACCAAGTCCCAGCAGATCGCCACCGCCGAGAAGCTTCTCGCCATGCAGGGCCCCGGTGCCTGGGCCTGTGCCGGCGCGGGCAACCTGAGCAACGACGGCGTCGACCCGGGTGTCAACACCGGCTCCGGCTCCAGCTCCGCGAAGAAGAACAACGACCAGCGGCAGCAGAGCAGCCAGTCGCAGCAGAACACCCGCCCGCAGCGGCAGGCCCAGCCCGAGCGCACCGAGGCCCCCGCCGCCTCCCGTTCGGACCGTGGCCAGGCCCCCGCCAAGACCTCGAAGGCCCCCAAGGCCGTCGAGAAGGGTGACGGCGAGTACCAGGTCAAGGCCGGTGACACCCTCGGCAAGATCGCCAAGTCGCACCACGTCAAGGGCGGCTGGCAGCACCTGTTCGAGCTGAACAAGGACATCGTCAACGACGCCGACCTGATCTACCCGGGCCAGCAGCTCCACCTGAAGTAA